The DNA window TTAAGTCCTTTTTGATAAAAGCCGCTTCTATAAAGCATAGCAATCCACTTATGGCAAGAAAGGATGGCATTATAAGGAGTGATTGTTGTAGTCCATTATAGTCAGATAGGTATCCTATGATTGTCGGAGAAATCGCATCACCGAATGCATGTATAAAAAATATATTCATAGCGAATGCGGTTGTTCTTATCTCCTTAGGGGTAACATTTGCGATTACTACATTAAGCGGGCCTGTGCTCTGGAATATCAATATTTCTGCAATTAATATCAAGATAATGCAGGTATTTAGATCTTCAGTAATTAAACCAAACATCGCAAAGGGAATACTCAGAATAAACCCACTTCCTGCAAGTAGGGGGTATGCACTCTTTGTAAATTTCTGTGCCCAGTCCCCAACCCAACCTCCAAGTGCAGTACCGAAAACACCAGCAATTACCGTCATAACCCCGACTATGACATTTGCTTCTGTGATACTCATCTCTCTTATCCTGACAAAATATGTTGGCATCCATGCAGCAAAACCACCAACTACAAATGTCATAACGGTAAGTGCAAGCATATTGAGTAGATATGTCGGGATTTTAAAAAGTTGTGCATAATGGCGAGGTTTATCTCTCTCTACACGGAGATGTATATGATTAGATTTTAAAAACCACCAGAGGACATAGGCGAGTATAATTCCAGGAACTCCGACCATCATGAATGAGATACGCCATCCGAATGTTTCACCGAGCATCCCGCCGAGGATAAAACCAAGAGCACTCCCTATTGGAATAGCCATATAAAATACTGAAAGCACCCTTCCTCTCATCTCCCTTGGAAAACACTCGGAAAGTATTGCAGGTGAAACTGCACCATAACCTGCCTCTCCAATACCAACAGCCGATCTTGCAATCAACAGTTCTTTGTAAGTCCTCGCTATTCCACTCGCTGCTGTGGCAAAACTCCACATTGCCACGCTGAAGGTAGCTACAGCGGTCTTTGACCATTTATCACCTACTGGACCACTAAAGGGGGCAGCAATCGTGTAGACAATCATAAATGCAGAGGCTAAAACACCGAGAGCGGTATCAGAAAGCAGAAGGTCATCCTGAATGAGAGGGAATACTGCGTATATTACTTGGCGGTCAATATAGTTTAACAGGTTAAGGAATGTTAGAAGGGCAAGTGTATAGTAGGGATATCTAAGATTCAATATATCTCCTCACTCTATCGATATTAAGACTACTGATTGATATATCTTCAAGATCAGATTCCCTCCCTTTCTTCACATCTATTCCATTAATGTAAGGTAAAATGCCGAGCAGTGGTACTTTCGAAAGTGTCTGTATAACTGATGGATTGGTTTTTTCTGCCATACCTGATTTTATTTTTTCAGTATAGTTAAGTACGAAGCCAAGAACCTTAATACCTTCATTTTTGGCATATTTAATCGTCAGAAGACTGTGATTTATTGTACCGAGGATCGGTCTTGCAACAACAATAACAGGTATATTCATCTTTTTTATAAGATCTGTAAAAAAAAGTCCTTTACATACAGGAACAAGGATTCCCCCTGCACCTTCGACGAGAACTATATCATATCTCTGTGATAATTTTCTATAACAATCAAGAATATGGCTAAAAGATACCTTCACTCCCTCTATATCGGCTGCTATAGCAGGTGCAAGAGGGTGTTTGAAGACATAAGGCACTATTATATTGATGTCTTCTTTTATGCCGGCTGCTTTAAGCAAAAATAGTGCATCATAAGGCACAAGTTTGCTATTTTTAGCCAAAGATCCAGTTTCAACGGGTTTCATAACACCGACTGAGTAACCACTCTTTTTCAGAGCAAAAACAAGCGCCGCAGTCACAACTGTCTTTCCAACACCTGTGTCTGTCGCAGTGATAAAGATACCCTTGTTTCTCATATATATCATTTGGTGCCCAAGGCCGGAGTCGAACCGGCACGGAAGTCACCCTCCGAGGGATTTTAAGTCCCTTGCGTCTACCAGTTCCGCCACTTGGGCATATAAAGTTTTATTTTACATAAGGTTTTATCTTAAAATCAATACATTACAAGTGTCATAGTGTGTCACATAATGTTCATCCATCATTTTATCTGAGATTTAATCTTACGCCTTCAAAGGTAGTAGGTAAAGACAGTCCATCCTTATTTTAAATTTAAGATTATTATTCCATTTTTAAATAACGATTTCATGGCTTCCTCATAGGTATTTTATTGAGGTTTTATTATCCCATATCTTAACACATCTTAATACAATTTATAATCAAATTTTACATCTTGGAAGTAGTAAATCTTTAGGAGCGAAGCGAAGAATCTCGTTATCCTGAAAATCTTCTTTGCATTTTGGTAAGCTATTTTCTGAGCATCATCAGGATTTAGTTGAGATAGGATATTCTTGAGTTCATCCATTGAGACAATAGAGTCTGGATAGCAGAACCTCCATAAAAGGGAACTACCCTATCTGGATATTTTTCATAAAACTCTAAAACCTGGGATTCACTGGCTCCTCCACGGGGCATAATCCCGATATGGGAGACATCATTTGCGTTTATATCCTCGATTACTTTCTCAAATTCTACACCTGGGGCAACATGAGAATGACTACTACACTAAATTCTCTTTGACATGCCTTTCAGCGATCTCCCAATTCACGCCTCCCTGTTCAATGATCGTTCCTCCAGAACCGTTGGTTTTTCTCCTTACGAACCTGTTACTGCTTTCCCTTCATAAACATCTCAATCTGTTCCATTGGGGCTTCTTTCTGAGGCAATTTTCCTTCTGCTCTCAGTATACCTATTACCTCATGGGTAAGCGATTCAAAATTAACAATCCTTGCCCCTGGTTTAGTATGTTTTTCCCAGAATTTATTTGCCCTCTCAAGGGTGGAGAACCCGAGAGCATAGGGTTCCATGCTTCCCTTAGGGATGACATCACTGCCTACCAAGAAAAAACCCGTCATGGCATTAAACATTTTCTTACTTTGAAAGTCCATTACCTCTATCGACTGGAGTATTGGATTTTCACGATCCTGAAAAGTCACTTTGTGTTTAATAAAAACTAACTCGTACATGCAGCGAGCAGAACAGGTTGGAATCTTTTTCCCCTCTATTGTCACATAAAACTTCGTTTGACTTTTCGCCGTGTCCATATTGCATATGGGACAAATCTCTTCCGAGATGGCCTGGGATGGCGCTGCCATTA is part of the Nitrospirota bacterium genome and encodes:
- a CDS encoding MFS transporter; translation: MNLRYPYYTLALLTFLNLLNYIDRQVIYAVFPLIQDDLLLSDTALGVLASAFMIVYTIAAPFSGPVGDKWSKTAVATFSVAMWSFATAASGIARTYKELLIARSAVGIGEAGYGAVSPAILSECFPREMRGRVLSVFYMAIPIGSALGFILGGMLGETFGWRISFMMVGVPGIILAYVLWWFLKSNHIHLRVERDKPRHYAQLFKIPTYLLNMLALTVMTFVVGGFAAWMPTYFVRIREMSITEANVIVGVMTVIAGVFGTALGGWVGDWAQKFTKSAYPLLAGSGFILSIPFAMFGLITEDLNTCIILILIAEILIFQSTGPLNVVIANVTPKEIRTTAFAMNIFFIHAFGDAISPTIIGYLSDYNGLQQSLLIMPSFLAISGLLCFIEAAFIKKDLKSE
- the bioD gene encoding dethiobiotin synthase, which translates into the protein MIYMRNKGIFITATDTGVGKTVVTAALVFALKKSGYSVGVMKPVETGSLAKNSKLVPYDALFLLKAAGIKEDINIIVPYVFKHPLAPAIAADIEGVKVSFSHILDCYRKLSQRYDIVLVEGAGGILVPVCKGLFFTDLIKKMNIPVIVVARPILGTINHSLLTIKYAKNEGIKVLGFVLNYTEKIKSGMAEKTNPSVIQTLSKVPLLGILPYINGIDVKKGRESDLEDISISSLNIDRVRRYIES
- a CDS encoding nitrous oxide reductase accessory protein NosL, giving the protein MKRKKGKKMKKWLIIIGLVFIMAAPSQAISEEICPICNMDTAKSQTKFYVTIEGKKIPTCSARCMYELVFIKHKVTFQDRENPILQSIEVMDFQSKKMFNAMTGFFLVGSDVIPKGSMEPYALGFSTLERANKFWEKHTKPGARIVNFESLTHEVIGILRAEGKLPQKEAPMEQIEMFMKGKQ